A window of Pungitius pungitius chromosome 19, fPunPun2.1, whole genome shotgun sequence genomic DNA:
AAGATATTCCAACATGTGCCTAAATGATTTCAAGAGTCACTTTTTCTTCAAGCTCACCAAAGCGGTcgagtccttttttttaatcgctATCAAACAGCTTCAGAAGGAAATCAATCAGTTCACAGTTTGATTGACACGTGTTTTCCTACCAGTCGTTCCCAGGAGGCTGTGGGTCAACTGGATCATAAAACCGAGCAGGAACGCGCCGCCGTGCACGCACGTCACACATCTTCCGGCTGAAACTCCTGACTGCTGGGATGTGCGCGaggtgcgtgtgcgcgtgtgcaatGTCCGGGGGTCACATGGTGTCGTGCACAGCCGCCGCGCCGACGTCACAGCGGAATCTCAGCGATGCGGACGGGAAGAACGAGAGAAACGGTGcgcgccgccgggggggggggggttaagggagCAGCGATTCTGTGGTAAAACGTCGAGTTCACCGCCTCTGACGGTAAATACACGTATGCTGACGTCACCACCGGCCACAACATTGCGAAGCAGCGCTGACCTCAtctgttgcccccccctcccaccgatGTCTCTGTTCTCACTGAGGTGCGTTCCGGGGTTATTTTTGGTGCACTGAAATAATCCGGGTTGGCCTCGAATAGCCCCCACCGCGATGTTCCCCCGTGACCCCAATGTGGTTCCACCGCGGCAGCGCGCTGCGTCCCGGTGGTCTttggcgccccctgctgggcaaCCGGAGGAGgccacgcagggggggggggggggggacaatggcACTACGGTCATCAAAGAAcacagtttgttttctttaactcGTTTAAAACACAGCCAGAAATGCGCGTGTGTCCATGGGATGTGTTTTACGCGTTCCCTTAGCGGTGGTTACGTCTCCACGCGAGCAGCCACGGACCCtccccttcaaaaaaaaaaaaaaaaacatctggctgCTGTAAGCAAGTTTGTTTGAAAGGCAGACCAGGGCAGTAAACCTCCCCCTAATAACACTGCACGGTTCACAGTCAAAGGGAGCATTGCATATTCCCTTTCATCTCCGCAGTGCCtttgagacagagacaggagacggGGTTTGAAGGGAGGGGAGAGGTTTGTAGTCGGAGGAAGGCTGGAGCTCTCATTTTTGCCCCAGGggtgtgtgctgctgctgctgctgctgctgctgctctcgtcTTTGTCTGAAGACTGATTAACAGAAAGGAGGACTAAAGACAGTGACTATGAGTTGTGTGTCCTGTATAAAGCTGCCATTGTCTCCAACCTTTACTGCATGCTGAAACCGAGGGAACCCCAGATGAAagatattattacattacattacatgtcatttagttgacgcttctatccaaagcgacttacaataagtgcatttccacatagagatacaaactcagaagtgTTCAAAGGTGCATTTGTATTTTCCCTCAATGTAAAAATACTACGTTTGGATGCATGTAGGTCACAGAAGTAAGATTAGTCATATGCATAGGTAAACATACCTCAAATTTGTAATATGAAAAACTGTATACAGCGGCGAGACGCTGCAGCAGAATGCAACATGTACTTAGAGGGCTGAGGAGGTAATGGGATGCAGGTGAGCACGTAGGCTAAGAAGGTCAGGTATCTCCAGTGGGAACAGGTGAGTAGATGGGCGGGGCGGTGGAATGACACTGAAGGctgttctatatatatatatatatatatatatatatatatatatatatatatatatatatatatatatatatatatatatatatatatatatatatttgtcaatGCAATGTAGTTTCTCCCAACCTTCATGATTTTACTGTAATAGAGATGTTTTACCACAAGGTGGCATTAATACCAAcatcccctctcctcctgtctcttgGCTGTCTCATAAATGCACCGTGATTATATGCTGCAGCACCAACCAGAAACCCCACAACCTAATTACAGCAatgacctgaaaaaaaaaaccgaaaTGCTGTGACGAGTGATGTGCAACTGGTTTGTTTTACATtcccattttatttttacaaatatacTCCCTGGAAAGGCTTCATTACAGTACACAGTTGTTAGTTTATGCAGTTTTAGTGCAGCGTGTGTCAGgtgaggggtcaaaggtgtgtgttggggggggctCAGCTGGTCTTTGAATTCCTCAGTGGAGATGAATTTCCACATGGCTTGTTTCCTCGCTGGCTGTCTGAGGCCACCGAACCGCAGCCAGATGAAGCCTAATTTAAGGACCGGGAGCCTTCAAAAGAAGCAGTAAACTGTAATTGTTTGTTGGCCATTTCAAAATGAGGTTACGGACTTAAAAGAGGGCAACATTAACCAAAGCCTCTCAGATCTTCGGGCTTTTGTGCACACTCCTGGAGAGATTCCATCTTTATTTCCATTATCAAAGATGTATTAGTAAAGCGCCACAGTTAACAAATTCACATAACAACAAAGGCTCTATCTATCGGGAACACAACAATATAACTGAGGATGTTATTGCACCCAGACTGCTGAACTGACTCAATAAATAGGGATGCTGTATAACAATAATCATGTGAACGTATGTATTCTAATGCTGCAGAAACAATGGTTCACCCTGCCTTCTCTTAAGTATGGTGGCAATCTTGGACCAATGGTGGTTTGTTAAGAAATATAAATTGTATTCAAATTTAGTGCACAGTTCCAATTCCAATGAGGACCCTtttacaaaatatgaaaaaatatttgGATGCTTTTGTTTAGAAATCTCCAGATAAAATAAGTTTGAACTGTAAATCCCGTCTTATGATCGGTGTTTTAGTGCACGGTACACTCGTCACATGCTCCTATATTGCACTGTCAGTTTGTAAATCTGTAACTTGAGAATACGTGTTAATCATTGATTTCACTCTCAAACAAGCCCACACAGAACGCTATCAAGGCAAAACAGCTGCATCCTATCAACATTTTCCTGTTTCCCATATTGTCAGTGTTCACCCCCTTCTGCTGTGATTACGCAACTTCCCCTCAAGACCGATAAAGGTTTTTTCACATCTTAATGGGTGGCGTGTTGCATCCGAGCTTCGTTTGACCATCGAGGATTCTCCATGAAACCCACGATAGTGATGAAAGAGGCTAGGCTAGGCTGTTGATTGCTACTCTTCACACATTCATAAACCACTTTACACCGTCCTGAGGtaatgaggaaaagaaaaaggactttGCTCCCCGGCGTTCCACGCCGCGCGCCCGTCCCCGTGATGCTGAGGAAGTGTCACGGATTCTCCCAGAAGACGGACGCTCAGCGAGCTCCTCCAGGTAACCCCCCTCCACTCTGAACCTCGACTTCACCAAACATTCGCTTAAGTTTGGCGGTTACACTCTTACGCGATGATGTCCTGTTTTTGCCCTCAGAATCGTACGGGCTCGGCATGTTTAAACCTGCCTTTTGGACAACTCCGTGTGGAAATGTTTAACCTTAAGAGTAGATGAAGGGATCTCTTGTCTACAATCTAACATTAGTGTTAAACTGAATTCAAATAGGAGAGATACTGTGACGTGGTGGGTCACCATGGACTGGAAGAGTAACCTGAGACGCTCCCAGTCGCTCAGCGCGGGCCCCTCGTTCTTCGACCGGCTCGCCCGCCCAGAGGCGGCTCCGCGGGACAAGATCACGTCCGTGTCCCAGCTGGTTGCCAGGTGACAGGAACCTCGTCTTCTGTGACAGCTAATGCACACGCAGTCCTGTCCACAAAGCATCCGAACGGTGTCTGTCTGACTGTTAGTCGGTCATATGTTGGGTTTTTGTTTGAAAGGTATCAAACTACAGAGAAAGAAGGCACCTCTACTCAAGACGCCTCTGTGAATGATGGTAACGCAAACCCCAAGCAGGTCCTTAAAGAGGTGAGATGGGACTCAAGGCATcctccgtttttttttgtgggggggaaaTAATGAATTCAATTACGCATGTTTATCTTGTGCGTCACTGTCAGCCTGCTCCATACCTTCCGGAGAGTAAAGAGACTCGTCTGGAGTCTCTGATGAAGAGAAACGACATGAGGGAACGGGACAAAAGCCGTCTGACCCGCAGTAAGTCCATGGGGAGCCTTCGGAGCAGCGCTGGCTCCATCGGGCCCCTGAAGGCTCTGTTTGAGGCGAAGGCGGCCACACAGAACAAGCTCAGGGATGTGAGCCCCTCGTCACCAAACGGGGCGGCAGATGCCACGCCAGCAGAGAAGGGGGAGGCCAAAGAGGGGAAGAGCTCCGCTGAGGTTGAAGCCGCCAAAACATACGCAAAGGATCACGTGACTCGACGGGCACAATCATTACAGGTATGGTTTATGGACATGTCTGTTGTGCAACTTCAAGCGTGCTACTTCCTGAAAATAGAATTAAGACGTACTAATGTCCCGTACAAAGAGATCAGGCTACGCAGTGGCATTGACGGttcattatttctctctctAGGTGGCGAAACCGAGACgagtggagaggagaaaaacaatAGGGGGCATTGATTTTGAAACAATCGCTGCCTCTCAAGCCGGTGAGTGCCAGTCAAAGTTCACAAAAAGGGCTCTGTGTCGAACCGCTGATCCCGACCACTGTGTCCTCCAACCAGTGAAGCATTGGTGAGGCCACTGAGGCTGCTCGCCACTGAGAAAAGAACACGACGGAAACAAATGATTAAAAGTCCAGTCGTGAATTACATTCCTTGAAAATGAACTCAACACATTCCTAGCAGAAAGAAGCATGTGATCCAACCAAGACATGCGTCCCCGGTCAGGGAACTGTAGCCCTGGTAAAGACTTCCTGGATCGCCGTCTTGGAGTCCCGTGACTCAAGTCGGAGCTGCGGACGGCATGAATGAAAAGGGTGGAGCGGTGGAATGGAGATGAATACCAGCACGGTGACTGCGCGAGGAGCAGTGATTGACTACACCTGGTGTGGGCATAGTAGGCCACTCCAGAACAAGACAGAAATAGTCCCGAATAAGTGCAGGAGGGTGAAAGGGTCGGCTGTCAGTGGGGCAGgactgaggcagagagagaggcagagaggcagaggtTCCACTATCAGACCAACAGGAAATCAGACCTAGCGTTCACAGAGCTTCAAAGGAAATAAGAAGACAGGCAGGTCAGAAGGGAGCTGTCCATTTTCTGTGAGTAGAGATTTGTATTTTCATCGTATGGTCTGTGTCTTTATCTGCCAATATCCCAGAGGGAATCCAACCCGCATGTTAAATGGCTTCTGTATGCTCCTGAATACGTGTGTActcatatacatttatatatatatatatatatatatatatatatatatatatatatatatatatatatatatagagagagagagagagagagagagagagagagagagagagagagagagagagagagagagagagagagagagagtaatgtATTGCCAATGATGGATAGTTTGTGCAGTAAATCCGGCTGTTGAGACTTTTTAGGTTGACCTAAATGGAGCAGTCCAACTCCTCCAAATCCAACATAGCTAGTCAGGTGTTTGCTCGGGGTTGACAGCTGATTGTGTCTTTATATCAACAAttgcaaggtgtgtgtgtttactttgctCTTCTGTGCTTAGTCAACTGTGGCGGCAGTGACTTGGCTGGTTCGGTTCGGTTTGACCGTCTGTATTTGTGTCAGTGGAGTCCGGTGTCCGTGCCGCTCCACCACGCGTGTTACATTTATAACTCGACCACATGGCAGCTGTCACGTATCGGCTTTGAAAGTGTTATTACGGGTGACCCTTAAAATTGCCATCTGTTTACACACAGTTTGGTGACATGGATGCGAACATGgaagtcattcatttaaaaaagagccACTTGTTTTAATTCTGTTTGAATTTGACATGATTTAGTTTtaatttctgaaaataaaactgtattttGACCATCTGCTTATTTAAAACTTGTGTGCTACAGTAACATAGATAGATTTTCTTATTGacactgctgtgtgtgatgtgtctgcagaggaaaagaggaggtCAATTGCAGATTTCAAAGACGGCTCCTTCAACCCAACCAAGGAGAAACTGTGTGTCTCGGTCAAAGCTATGTCCGCTCTGTACCTGTCAAAGGTCGCCCCTCAGGACTCAACACGCAGCCTTCTGGGACCGGTAAACATCTGCCCGCTCGTCTTACAAGAGATACAGcgaaaaacacacgcacataccaACGATGCAATCAAGTACATTTTTATCTATGCATTAATTCATCAGATTTTGTTCTTTAAAGTTGAGATGGCAACGCCCCTACGTTTATTTAGGTATAAAAGTTGCTTCCCCGCACGGTGAGGCATGCAGCTTAATAATTAAACCCTTGCGTGGGATTGTTACTCTTTATCTGCCAATATCCCAAACCCAGGTACTGCCTCTGTGTCAGGTATCGTCTTTATGggctaaatgttttaaatcatcATGACCAATCAGAAGTGTATTCAACAAAGCCTGTGGATAAAGTAGGTTTATAGCTGTCATATAATACGTAACACTAAAAGGTATCGTATAATGATAAAAATATTCAAAGGGCATTACTTGTGTCAGGAAAACCCAACCTGACATTGGCCTTGTTTCTGTGCAGGCACAAGTGCAGTCAGCTGAATCCGGGAAAAGAATCAAGGCAACGAAGGTAATTAGAAGTTCACAGTgtgctttttaatttgcattGTCACGAAAATAACTTCCACACTATTATATAACTCAAAAACCAAATGCTTGCTTTTTCTGAGTTGCAAGAAACAGACACCAGACGTCTTCTGCTCAACGTTTTAATTGGTTTATCATGCATCTGCTGGTTGCCCTGGAGCTCAGCTAACCCACTGTCGCCTGGCATGTGACGAGCGCATCCAGTGGCATGATCCGGAAGGTATCGCTCTGGTTGCCGGAAGCATGTTGACACACCCCTGTGCATGATTTCCACCGGATACCTAATTTCTGTTGCAAAAGACTCAATTATGAGAATGTTAATCTGCTCTTCTAAGATGGCCGAAGAATCCCAACCAAAGGAAGGTGACCTCCCTGCAACTCCTTCATCCAGTCAGAAGCCAGGACCAGTAGACACCTCGGAAGCACATACCCAACCGCCCGCGTCATCCCAGCTTTCCAAACAAAGGCTGCACCAACAGCGGCAGAAATGTGAGCTGAGAAGGCTGCTGAAGCACACCCACCCAGAGCTGAGGATGTTAGATGCAGCTGTGGACGAGGAGCTCGCTGAGGTTTTGAGCTGGGAGACCGGGGCGGCAGCTGCTGAAACTGGATACGAGGGAGAGGTCCTTTCAAGATGCTTGATATTTGAGAACTCTGCCCCGAGTAACAAAGTGTATCCTTACGCCCCCATGATGCACAAGGTGGTGGGAAAAGTGGAAAGACGCGATGTCAGTAAAACATCAGCTGTTTtcgaggagcaggaagagaggCCACGTGATGGCGGTGATGAAGGGCTCGTGGAGGATGACACAAGGCTCGGGTCTAGTCCAGATCCTAAAAAAGATGTTGCTGAGGACATGGTAAGAATAGATGTTCAGGCcaccaaaaaaatatttgagaGTCAATATGTGGACATGTCCACCCTAAGTCCAGATAATAAGTTCCAGGGAAAAGTTTCTATTTCTGGGGATGAGACAGGAGCAgtccaaaaacaaacacaggagttTGAATTGTGTAACATCTTTAACGAacataacaaaaacaatgtgcGTTCCAAATGTCTGGATTTGACAAATCCACCCAATAAACCGGGCCCATGTGTCCATATGGTTGGTCTAGACTGTGACCCCGAGGTTTCTAATAGTGAAACAGTGTTTGAGAATGAGCCTACAAGCCTTTTGGATCCAGAAGAACTCGaggaaaaaatcaaaacaagtgCAGCTCTTCTCCAGAACAACCCGTTTATCCCAACAAACATAGAAAGAGAGCATCCTCTTATGCATACGTCCAAATCACAAAGCCCAGCGGGAGACAGTGGGGCAGCTCAGGACTATCCGATAACTAATGTCAAGGACAGAACCCACTTGTTTGAATCAATGCCATTTGACAAAATCGGACACCAGAGCAAGGACGACATTGAGACGATGGTGGAGAACATCAAAGAAACACTTCATACCCTGTACCATGGCAATTGCATACATTCCGATGGCTCAATCATTGAGGTATATGAGACAATGATAGCTAAAAAGGCCAAATTCACACTATCACAGGGTGGGCCCGAGATCGGATATGACGAGGTGGCTGAAGGTGGTGCACAAAACTTCATGCTCCAGTTGCTTCCACGTGCAAACCTAAAGCCCCACATCACGTACATAAAGGAAGCTAGCGAAGGAAGCATGGTGGCCACAGTAGTGAGTGTGCCCGTACACCGGCATCACTCCACCGCCAACCAAGACACAGAGTTCAAAACAGCCAATGTGGTTCAGCTCGTTGAGGACATTCTCAATCAAGATAACTCTCTGCAGAAAGGAATCGTCATGCAGGAGGATGGGGACAGGTGTCCCGAAGTCATTGTTTACTCCCTCTACAATTATTTTGATAAGGAAGATGTGAAAACGTATTGTCCTCCACACGGTGCAGAGTATGATGAACCAGAGCCCGaaagagaggaagtgagaaacacagaaaataaagaactaagAAAGGGGCTCATTAAATCAACCATAAGCTGCCTTCTAGAAACTCCCCAAGATCAAACGTATCATGAATCCATACGGCCGGAAATCACAGTAAAGGGGAATGTAAAACTCTTTAAGGGTTGTATTGAAAAAGGAGATTTGGAGTATTTGAAAGCTCTTCAGGCCGAGCCAACCGAACAAGAACAAGAACTCCCTCCAAACCAAACTGTTTCTGGTGAAGTAATAGAGCTTCATCATGAACGGGGAGGTGATCAAGCAGAGGAGAATTCAGAGTGGGTCCCAGTGGATATCAAGAGGCTGAGAAACATATTCTCTGGAGATCAAAGACCAACCCGACCAAAGCAAAATGCATGGGAAAGCCGTACCCAATCTGCCGCAGACTGCATTCACGGAGAAGTAAAGAATAGCTTTGGACAGTGTGATGGCAAAACACAAGAAGAAGCACCAAAGGGATCGTATGGTCTGGAGACACAGGACGATGGCGGGGTACACCGGGCCGACCCTGGTGTGGTAGACGACAAGGACGACATTTCAAACCTCCAAACTGCGACACTTGGCCTCCAGCATGAAACAATTGAGGCCAAATCAGATTTAAAACAAACGGAACCAACATGGAAAAAACTCCCGTCAACCTCCGATGTTACCTCAGAACATAAATCCGACAACCAACATGAGAACACGGAGAGAGACACTAATTCTGAAGAAAAAGGAACTACTGAGACACGGAGCAAAGTGGGTCAAAAAGGCGCAGAAGTGGTCCATAAACAACCCAAAGCTGCTACGGCGTCTGTACACAGTCCAGAGACCCCTGCTGCACAGCAAGGGGACGAGG
This region includes:
- the LOC119198760 gene encoding LIM domain-containing protein isoform X4, coding for MDWKSNLRRSQSLSAGPSFFDRLARPEAAPRDKITSVSQLVARYQTTEKEGTSTQDASVNDGNANPKQVLKEPAPYLPESKETRLESLMKRNDMRERDKSRLTRSKSMGSLRSSAGSIGPLKALFEAKAATQNKLRDVSPSSPNGAADATPAEKGEAKEGKSSAEVEAAKTYAKDHVTRRAQSLQVAKPRRVERRKTIGGIDFETIAASQAEEKRRSIADFKDGSFNPTKEKLCVSVKAMSALYLSKVAPQDSTRSLLGPAQVQSAESGKRIKATKMAEESQPKEGDLPATPSSSQKPGPVDTSEAHTQPPASSQLSKQRLHQQRQKCELRRLLKHTHPELRMLDAAVDEELAEVLSWETGAAAAETGYEGEVLSRCLIFENSAPSNKVYPYAPMMHKVVGKVERRDVSKTSAVFEEQEERPRDGGDEGLVEDDTRLGSSPDPKKDVAEDMFQPACPEMCAGCLKKVYPMEKITADKYIFHQSCFCCKQCKNKLSLHNYAPLYGEFYCIFHYQQLFRRKGNYDEGFGRAQHKNRWLLGNVADLAIESEA
- the LOC119198760 gene encoding LIM domain-containing protein isoform X1, encoding MDWKSNLRRSQSLSAGPSFFDRLARPEAAPRDKITSVSQLVARYQTTEKEGTSTQDASVNDGNANPKQVLKEPAPYLPESKETRLESLMKRNDMRERDKSRLTRSKSMGSLRSSAGSIGPLKALFEAKAATQNKLRDVSPSSPNGAADATPAEKGEAKEGKSSAEVEAAKTYAKDHVTRRAQSLQVAKPRRVERRKTIGGIDFETIAASQAEEKRRSIADFKDGSFNPTKEKLCVSVKAMSALYLSKVAPQDSTRSLLGPAQVQSAESGKRIKATKMAEESQPKEGDLPATPSSSQKPGPVDTSEAHTQPPASSQLSKQRLHQQRQKCELRRLLKHTHPELRMLDAAVDEELAEVLSWETGAAAAETGYEGEVLSRCLIFENSAPSNKVYPYAPMMHKVVGKVERRDVSKTSAVFEEQEERPRDGGDEGLVEDDTRLGSSPDPKKDVAEDMVRIDVQATKKIFESQYVDMSTLSPDNKFQGKVSISGDETGAVQKQTQEFELCNIFNEHNKNNVRSKCLDLTNPPNKPGPCVHMVGLDCDPEVSNSETVFENEPTSLLDPEELEEKIKTSAALLQNNPFIPTNIEREHPLMHTSKSQSPAGDSGAAQDYPITNVKDRTHLFESMPFDKIGHQSKDDIETMVENIKETLHTLYHGNCIHSDGSIIEVYETMIAKKAKFTLSQGGPEIGYDEVAEGGAQNFMLQLLPRANLKPHITYIKEASEGSMVATVVSVPVHRHHSTANQDTEFKTANVVQLVEDILNQDNSLQKGIVMQEDGDRCPEVIVYSLYNYFDKEDVKTYCPPHGAEYDEPEPEREEVRNTENKELRKGLIKSTISCLLETPQDQTYHESIRPEITVKGNVKLFKGCIEKGDLEYLKALQAEPTEQEQELPPNQTVSGEVIELHHERGGDQAEENSEWVPVDIKRLRNIFSGDQRPTRPKQNAWESRTQSAADCIHGEVKNSFGQCDGKTQEEAPKGSYGLETQDDGGVHRADPGVVDDKDDISNLQTATLGLQHETIEAKSDLKQTEPTWKKLPSTSDVTSEHKSDNQHENTERDTNSEEKGTTETRSKVGQKGAEVVHKQPKAATASVHSPETPAAQQGDEEVDFQGKLQAALDSLEKSNINVSRGDFRAAMIYRNTSRPQKERSENVGAASVEKPPQEEVCRATEPKSSQAPLRQQFSGEQVSAANAQPPRQSEKLNRPAASAVADESRRPVGPKPAVPPKPEHLKAKQRDARPANAKNPEETRTNPVRPEDTVPHPLAMTSASHRDEDKPSLFKTNAGADSGPLLADHQRNRLFDEAMHKSEEIEACGSVVILVSDNDNQNIELQQEINVKAEEKSPQDFPPKEDTNETDESHVDFNAACKKFGGKMELSAKIAPVKHKRVQIAQLDNTTPQNTPGNNSFLAYVGEEPRHTLSGPSGNDPKTFRQPSDSKEGKKMMQVSKVEMREKKVRRETEDERRQRLSVHMDEIMRGNATAAMEIVDNLRKQEELHSLLSRVEEIERDTSDVDVRSLRGVFENVPDWVVNSNNNDPTKADVEEQGGRGPLEKHSPESRSSMAHVFGDLERASEEVMTLKKQTLARLADVEEAIRKALYSVSTLKSDSDIAGLSCLFKESLSDQRGGPPTGSLGKISIGSSRVKPPRTRGSAAAPVSPAAKQRASPPSSPAFISIQSAARKADKSEPLPPETPIGPKAEEKFRTTKTLTCNSPAQNRRREEPPKGDQMKCLSAPKRELSVLEVWTDREGNSILGTKTVPEDYERNGHLEKGFYSSKTSNFVAGRPEDPTSAGQAAVGPVCHQITELPINQTP
- the LOC119198760 gene encoding LIM domain-containing protein isoform X5; the encoded protein is MDWKSNLRRSQSLSAGPSFFDRLARPEAAPRDKITSVSQLVARYQTTEKEGTSTQDASVNDGNANPKQVLKEPAPYLPESKETRLESLMKRNDMRERDKSRLTRSKSMGSLRSSAGSIGPLKALFEAKAATQNKLRDVSPSSPNGAADATPAEKGEAKEGKSSAEVEAAKTYAKDHVTRRAQSLQVAKPRRVERRKTIGGIDFETIAASQAEEKRRSIADFKDGSFNPTKEKLCVSVKAMSALYLSKVAPQDSTRSLLGPAQVQSAESGKRIKATKFQPACPEMCAGCLKKVYPMEKITADKYIFHQSCFCCKQCKNKLSLHNYAPLYGEFYCIFHYQQLFRRKGNYDEGFGRAQHKNRWLLGNVADLAIESEA
- the LOC119198760 gene encoding LIM domain-containing protein isoform X2 is translated as MSALYLSKVAPQDSTRSLLGPAQVQSAESGKRIKATKMAEESQPKEGDLPATPSSSQKPGPVDTSEAHTQPPASSQLSKQRLHQQRQKCELRRLLKHTHPELRMLDAAVDEELAEVLSWETGAAAAETGYEGEVLSRCLIFENSAPSNKVYPYAPMMHKVVGKVERRDVSKTSAVFEEQEERPRDGGDEGLVEDDTRLGSSPDPKKDVAEDMVRIDVQATKKIFESQYVDMSTLSPDNKFQGKVSISGDETGAVQKQTQEFELCNIFNEHNKNNVRSKCLDLTNPPNKPGPCVHMVGLDCDPEVSNSETVFENEPTSLLDPEELEEKIKTSAALLQNNPFIPTNIEREHPLMHTSKSQSPAGDSGAAQDYPITNVKDRTHLFESMPFDKIGHQSKDDIETMVENIKETLHTLYHGNCIHSDGSIIEVYETMIAKKAKFTLSQGGPEIGYDEVAEGGAQNFMLQLLPRANLKPHITYIKEASEGSMVATVVSVPVHRHHSTANQDTEFKTANVVQLVEDILNQDNSLQKGIVMQEDGDRCPEVIVYSLYNYFDKEDVKTYCPPHGAEYDEPEPEREEVRNTENKELRKGLIKSTISCLLETPQDQTYHESIRPEITVKGNVKLFKGCIEKGDLEYLKALQAEPTEQEQELPPNQTVSGEVIELHHERGGDQAEENSEWVPVDIKRLRNIFSGDQRPTRPKQNAWESRTQSAADCIHGEVKNSFGQCDGKTQEEAPKGSYGLETQDDGGVHRADPGVVDDKDDISNLQTATLGLQHETIEAKSDLKQTEPTWKKLPSTSDVTSEHKSDNQHENTERDTNSEEKGTTETRSKVGQKGAEVVHKQPKAATASVHSPETPAAQQGDEEVDFQGKLQAALDSLEKSNINVSRGDFRAAMIYRNTSRPQKERSENVGAASVEKPPQEEVCRATEPKSSQAPLRQQFSGEQVSAANAQPPRQSEKLNRPAASAVADESRRPVGPKPAVPPKPEHLKAKQRDARPANAKNPEETRTNPVRPEDTVPHPLAMTSASHRDEDKPSLFKTNAGADSGPLLADHQRNRLFDEAMHKSEEIEACGSVVILVSDNDNQNIELQQEINVKAEEKSPQDFPPKEDTNETDESHVDFNAACKKFGGKMELSAKIAPVKHKRVQIAQLDNTTPQNTPGNNSFLAYVGEEPRHTLSGPSGNDPKTFRQPSDSKEGKKMMQVSKVEMREKKVRRETEDERRQRLSVHMDEIMRGNATAAMEIVDNLRKQEELHSLLSRVEEIERDTSDVDVRSLRGVFENVPDWVVNSNNNDPTKADVEEQGGRGPLEKHSPESRSSMAHVFGDLERASEEVMTLKKQTLARLADVEEAIRKALYSVSTLKSDSDIAGLSCLFKESLSDQRGGPPTGSLGKISIGSSRVKPPRTRGSAAAPVSPAAKQRASPPSSPAFISIQSAARKADKSEPLPPETPIGPKAEEKFRTTKTLTCNSPAQNRRREEPPKGDQMKCLSAPKRELSVLEVWTDREGNSILGTKTVPEDYERNGHLEKGFYSSKTSNFVAGRPEDPTSAGQAAVGPVCHQITELPINQTP
- the LOC119198760 gene encoding LIM domain-containing protein isoform X3 is translated as MIRKMAEESQPKEGDLPATPSSSQKPGPVDTSEAHTQPPASSQLSKQRLHQQRQKCELRRLLKHTHPELRMLDAAVDEELAEVLSWETGAAAAETGYEGEVLSRCLIFENSAPSNKVYPYAPMMHKVVGKVERRDVSKTSAVFEEQEERPRDGGDEGLVEDDTRLGSSPDPKKDVAEDMVRIDVQATKKIFESQYVDMSTLSPDNKFQGKVSISGDETGAVQKQTQEFELCNIFNEHNKNNVRSKCLDLTNPPNKPGPCVHMVGLDCDPEVSNSETVFENEPTSLLDPEELEEKIKTSAALLQNNPFIPTNIEREHPLMHTSKSQSPAGDSGAAQDYPITNVKDRTHLFESMPFDKIGHQSKDDIETMVENIKETLHTLYHGNCIHSDGSIIEVYETMIAKKAKFTLSQGGPEIGYDEVAEGGAQNFMLQLLPRANLKPHITYIKEASEGSMVATVVSVPVHRHHSTANQDTEFKTANVVQLVEDILNQDNSLQKGIVMQEDGDRCPEVIVYSLYNYFDKEDVKTYCPPHGAEYDEPEPEREEVRNTENKELRKGLIKSTISCLLETPQDQTYHESIRPEITVKGNVKLFKGCIEKGDLEYLKALQAEPTEQEQELPPNQTVSGEVIELHHERGGDQAEENSEWVPVDIKRLRNIFSGDQRPTRPKQNAWESRTQSAADCIHGEVKNSFGQCDGKTQEEAPKGSYGLETQDDGGVHRADPGVVDDKDDISNLQTATLGLQHETIEAKSDLKQTEPTWKKLPSTSDVTSEHKSDNQHENTERDTNSEEKGTTETRSKVGQKGAEVVHKQPKAATASVHSPETPAAQQGDEEVDFQGKLQAALDSLEKSNINVSRGDFRAAMIYRNTSRPQKERSENVGAASVEKPPQEEVCRATEPKSSQAPLRQQFSGEQVSAANAQPPRQSEKLNRPAASAVADESRRPVGPKPAVPPKPEHLKAKQRDARPANAKNPEETRTNPVRPEDTVPHPLAMTSASHRDEDKPSLFKTNAGADSGPLLADHQRNRLFDEAMHKSEEIEACGSVVILVSDNDNQNIELQQEINVKAEEKSPQDFPPKEDTNETDESHVDFNAACKKFGGKMELSAKIAPVKHKRVQIAQLDNTTPQNTPGNNSFLAYVGEEPRHTLSGPSGNDPKTFRQPSDSKEGKKMMQVSKVEMREKKVRRETEDERRQRLSVHMDEIMRGNATAAMEIVDNLRKQEELHSLLSRVEEIERDTSDVDVRSLRGVFENVPDWVVNSNNNDPTKADVEEQGGRGPLEKHSPESRSSMAHVFGDLERASEEVMTLKKQTLARLADVEEAIRKALYSVSTLKSDSDIAGLSCLFKESLSDQRGGPPTGSLGKISIGSSRVKPPRTRGSAAAPVSPAAKQRASPPSSPAFISIQSAARKADKSEPLPPETPIGPKAEEKFRTTKTLTCNSPAQNRRREEPPKGDQMKCLSAPKRELSVLEVWTDREGNSILGTKTVPEDYERNGHLEKGFYSSKTSNFVAGRPEDPTSAGQAAVGPVCHQITELPINQTP